The following proteins are encoded in a genomic region of Bosea beijingensis:
- a CDS encoding uroporphyrinogen-III synthase gives MRVFVFRPRPDAERTARAIAEHGFEPVVAPLFEVVRLSEAAPEGAFDALVLTSGNGVPALADGPASWRDLPVFTVGSRTAAKVREAGLDDTRSADGDRNDLIELITRTLPTPAKLLMIVGRDRKEDVPDRLREAGYEVTLWTAYAAEPVSVLPEDTQAALRHGGGGAALHYSARGARTFIALAQAANVADEALELTHVALSADVASPLISAGASTILVAEHPEEAGMLAALQQVSAREHLLDAARPEPRGSLQRTPPTVELKAVSSETVENTEAATPSPEALAPTEALPQEFSPPPVEPLRPSAEREIPTRTPWLAVAAAGLVGGVIGGALVSYALTRSGPSGNTEAIAELRSRIESLQAGAAAADRKAAAATEAAAKAGSELQAVTAKLASLGNAQAPDTSALTAQAQRAEAAATAIGQRLDQIAGRLGTVETQAKAASGASPEAMAAARIVLAERVQRALAGGRPFAGDIAALTKSGVAQADVAALAAVATGGAPTRETLQAGFRKHGAMFQREVMPASESWSDKLLALASRVVTVRPVGDSGSTDPATLPIRIEGAIAAGDIVKATALWGQLPEPARRASAEFGADLQKRAAADAAIAKIAQDAVAALGVAG, from the coding sequence ATGCGCGTCTTCGTTTTTCGTCCCCGCCCCGATGCCGAGCGGACCGCGCGCGCCATCGCCGAGCACGGCTTCGAGCCGGTGGTCGCGCCGCTCTTCGAGGTTGTCCGCCTTTCGGAGGCCGCACCTGAGGGCGCCTTCGACGCGCTTGTGCTGACCAGCGGCAACGGCGTGCCGGCGCTGGCCGATGGCCCTGCGAGCTGGCGGGACCTGCCGGTCTTCACGGTCGGGAGCCGGACTGCGGCGAAGGTGCGCGAGGCCGGGCTCGACGACACCCGCAGCGCCGATGGCGACCGCAACGACCTGATCGAGTTGATCACGCGGACCCTTCCGACCCCGGCGAAGCTCCTGATGATCGTCGGGCGCGACCGCAAGGAGGATGTGCCGGACCGCCTGCGCGAAGCCGGCTACGAGGTGACGCTCTGGACCGCCTATGCGGCCGAGCCGGTTTCGGTCCTGCCCGAGGATACGCAGGCTGCTTTGCGGCATGGCGGCGGCGGTGCGGCGCTGCACTACTCGGCGCGCGGGGCGCGGACCTTCATCGCGCTGGCGCAGGCCGCCAATGTGGCCGACGAGGCGCTCGAGCTCACCCATGTCGCGCTTTCGGCCGATGTCGCCTCGCCGCTGATCTCGGCCGGCGCCAGCACGATCCTGGTCGCCGAGCATCCGGAGGAAGCCGGGATGCTGGCGGCGCTCCAGCAGGTCTCGGCGCGCGAACATCTGTTAGATGCGGCCCGACCGGAACCGCGCGGCAGCCTGCAACGCACGCCGCCGACCGTCGAGCTGAAGGCGGTCTCGTCGGAAACCGTTGAGAATACGGAAGCCGCGACACCTTCCCCGGAAGCGCTCGCACCGACCGAAGCGCTGCCGCAGGAATTCTCGCCGCCGCCGGTCGAGCCGCTGCGCCCGTCCGCCGAACGCGAGATTCCGACCCGCACACCCTGGCTTGCGGTGGCTGCGGCCGGGCTCGTCGGTGGCGTGATCGGCGGGGCGCTCGTCAGCTATGCCCTGACCAGGTCGGGCCCGTCGGGAAATACCGAGGCGATTGCCGAATTGCGCAGCCGGATCGAGAGCTTGCAGGCTGGTGCTGCCGCGGCTGACCGCAAGGCGGCCGCTGCGACGGAAGCGGCGGCGAAGGCCGGTTCCGAATTGCAGGCGGTGACGGCGAAGCTCGCTTCGCTGGGGAATGCGCAGGCGCCGGATACGAGCGCTCTCACCGCGCAGGCCCAGAGGGCCGAGGCGGCGGCGACCGCCATCGGTCAGCGCCTCGACCAGATCGCCGGGCGGCTCGGGACTGTCGAGACACAGGCGAAGGCTGCATCCGGAGCGAGCCCCGAAGCGATGGCGGCGGCGCGGATCGTTCTGGCCGAGCGGGTGCAGCGTGCGCTTGCCGGCGGGCGTCCTTTCGCCGGCGATATCGCGGCGCTGACGAAAAGCGGCGTGGCGCAGGCGGATGTCGCCGCTCTGGCGGCCGTCGCTACGGGCGGCGCGCCGACGCGCGAGACCCTGCAGGCGGGCTTCCGCAAGCATGGCGCGATGTTCCAGCGCGAGGTGATGCCGGCTTCCGAGAGCTGGAGCGACAAGCTGCTGGCGCTGGCGAGCCGCGTCGTCACGGTGCGCCCGGTCGGCGATAGCGGCTCGACCGATCCCGCGACGTTGCCGATCCGGATCGAAGGCGCCATCGCTGCCGGCGATATCGTCAAGGCTACGGCGCTTTGGGGCCAGTTGCCCGAGCCGGCGCGCCGTGCCAGTGCGGAGTTCGGTGCCGATCTGCAGAAGCGTGCCGCGGCGGATGCGGCGATCGCCAAAATTGCGCAGGATGCGGTCGCGGCGCTCGGCGTGGCCGGCTGA
- the tsaD gene encoding tRNA (adenosine(37)-N6)-threonylcarbamoyltransferase complex transferase subunit TsaD — protein MRVLGIETTCDETAAAIVSVERSGESKILSNEVLSQIAAHAAYGGVVPEIAARAHVEAIDRIIARAFANAELRPDDIDAVAAAAGPGLVGGVMVGLTAGKAIALATGKPFIAINHLEAHALTARLTDDLAFPYLLLLVSGGHTQLLAVRGVGDYLKLGGTIDDAVGEAFDKIAKMLALPYPGGPSVEREAAKGDPERFDFPRPMQGRPSPDFSLSGLKTAVRLVAERIAPLSDNDVADLCASFQAAVVDVMVDRTRAGLRACREAGITPSTLVVAGGVAANQAIRSGLSRLATEAGLPMVAPPLALCGDNGAMIAWAGLERLRLGLVDDMSAVARPRWPLDELSVAPSTAA, from the coding sequence ATGCGTGTACTGGGGATAGAGACGACCTGCGACGAAACGGCAGCCGCGATCGTCTCCGTCGAGCGTTCCGGCGAGAGCAAGATCCTGTCGAACGAGGTGCTGAGCCAGATCGCCGCACATGCCGCCTATGGCGGCGTGGTGCCGGAGATCGCGGCCCGCGCCCATGTCGAGGCGATCGACCGCATCATCGCCCGCGCCTTCGCCAATGCCGAATTGAGGCCGGACGATATCGACGCCGTCGCGGCAGCCGCCGGCCCCGGCCTCGTCGGCGGCGTCATGGTCGGCCTCACGGCCGGCAAGGCGATCGCGCTCGCCACCGGAAAGCCCTTCATCGCGATCAACCATCTCGAGGCGCATGCCCTGACGGCGCGCCTCACCGACGATCTCGCCTTTCCCTATCTGCTGCTGCTCGTCTCCGGCGGGCACACCCAGCTCCTCGCCGTGCGTGGCGTCGGCGATTATCTCAAGCTCGGCGGCACCATCGACGATGCTGTCGGCGAGGCCTTCGACAAGATCGCCAAGATGCTGGCCCTGCCCTATCCCGGCGGCCCCTCGGTCGAGCGTGAGGCCGCCAAGGGTGACCCCGAGCGCTTCGATTTCCCGCGCCCGATGCAGGGCAGGCCGAGCCCGGATTTCTCGCTCTCCGGCCTCAAGACCGCCGTACGCCTCGTCGCCGAGCGAATCGCGCCACTCTCGGACAATGACGTCGCCGATCTCTGCGCCTCCTTCCAGGCGGCCGTCGTAGACGTGATGGTCGACCGCACCCGCGCCGGCCTGCGCGCCTGCCGCGAAGCCGGCATCACACCCTCGACGCTGGTCGTCGCCGGCGGCGTCGCCGCCAATCAGGCGATCCGCAGCGGGCTCAGTCGCCTCGCGACCGAGGCCGGCCTGCCCATGGTCGCCCCGCCGCTGGCGCTCTGCGGCGACAATGGCGCGATGATCGCCTGGGCCGGGCTGGAACGTCTCAGGCTCGGTCTTGTCGACGACATGAGCGCCGTCGCCCGCCCGCGCTGGCCGCTCGACGAACTCTCGGTCGCGCCCTCGACCGCCGCATGA
- a CDS encoding NAD(P)H-dependent glycerol-3-phosphate dehydrogenase codes for MSPRVAYRSIGVVGAGAYGTALALAAARAGREVRLWARDAQTIAAIEQTRQAPKLPGIDLPQAIGATSSLDALSDCDALIVAVPTQALRSACEGLAGALPPRVPVISAAKGIEQTSGRFATEIIEQAWPGTAAAILSGPSFAADIGRGLPTAVTLAAGDPALAQALAEALSSPAFRIYHSVDIRGVEIGGAAKNVLAIAAGIAVGLGLGESARAALVARGFAELRRFGEAYGADPETLMGLSGLGDVVLSCASPQSRNFSYGLALGQGRSPDEAAGGKLAEGAFTASVLVEMARAKQIETPIAEAVAAIITGDVGVRDAVAALLARPIRAE; via the coding sequence ATGAGCCCTCGCGTCGCCTATCGCAGCATCGGCGTCGTCGGCGCCGGCGCCTACGGAACCGCGCTGGCGCTGGCCGCAGCCCGCGCCGGACGCGAAGTCCGGCTCTGGGCGCGCGATGCCCAGACCATCGCAGCCATCGAACAGACGCGGCAGGCGCCGAAGCTCCCTGGCATCGACCTGCCTCAGGCCATCGGCGCAACAAGCTCTCTCGACGCTCTCTCCGATTGCGATGCCCTGATCGTCGCTGTGCCGACGCAGGCCTTGCGCTCAGCCTGTGAAGGGTTGGCCGGAGCCTTGCCGCCGCGCGTGCCGGTGATCTCCGCCGCCAAGGGTATCGAGCAGACGAGTGGCCGCTTCGCGACCGAGATCATCGAGCAGGCCTGGCCAGGCACGGCCGCCGCGATCCTTTCCGGCCCGAGCTTCGCCGCCGATATCGGGCGCGGGCTCCCCACCGCCGTGACGCTCGCGGCGGGCGATCCCGCTCTGGCGCAGGCGCTGGCCGAGGCGCTGAGCTCGCCGGCCTTCCGTATCTACCATTCCGTCGACATCCGTGGCGTCGAGATCGGCGGCGCGGCCAAGAACGTGCTCGCCATCGCGGCCGGCATCGCGGTCGGGCTCGGGCTTGGCGAGAGTGCCCGCGCCGCGCTGGTCGCGCGCGGCTTCGCCGAACTGCGCCGCTTCGGCGAGGCTTATGGCGCCGATCCCGAGACGCTGATGGGCCTGTCCGGTCTCGGCGACGTCGTGCTGAGCTGCGCCTCGCCGCAATCGCGCAATTTCTCCTATGGTCTGGCGCTGGGCCAGGGCCGGAGCCCGGACGAAGCTGCCGGCGGCAAGCTGGCCGAGGGCGCCTTCACGGCCTCCGTCCTCGTCGAAATGGCGCGGGCAAAACAGATCGAAACACCGATCGCCGAGGCCGTGGCCGCGATCATCACCGGCGATGTCGGCGTGCGCGATGCGGTCGCTGCATTGCTGGCCCGGCCGATCCGGGCGGAGTGA
- a CDS encoding EVE domain-containing protein, translating to MAHWLIKSEPSVWSWDDQVKAGAKGTHWDGVKNHTAKLNLMAMKQGDQVFFYHSNEGLEVVGIVEVIKEAYNWIPGEPWVLVDFKAVKPLPKPVTLAAVKAEPTLAKMALVTSFRLSVQPVTDAEWDIVCKMGGL from the coding sequence ATGGCTCACTGGCTGATCAAATCCGAACCATCCGTCTGGTCCTGGGACGACCAGGTCAAGGCCGGCGCGAAGGGCACGCATTGGGACGGGGTGAAGAACCACACCGCCAAGCTCAACCTGATGGCGATGAAGCAGGGCGACCAGGTCTTCTTCTACCACTCCAACGAGGGGCTCGAGGTCGTCGGCATCGTCGAGGTCATCAAGGAAGCCTATAACTGGATCCCCGGCGAACCCTGGGTCCTCGTCGACTTCAAGGCGGTGAAGCCCTTGCCCAAGCCGGTCACGCTCGCTGCGGTCAAGGCCGAGCCGACACTCGCCAAGATGGCGCTGGTCACCTCTTTCCGTCTCTCGGTCCAGCCGGTGACGGACGCGGAATGGGACATCGTCTGCAAGATGGGCGGGCTCTGA
- a CDS encoding DUF2235 domain-containing protein has protein sequence MARNIGIFSDGTGQAGGANPINWTNVYRLFMATREAGGAGQICFYDPGLGSNPDEGEIRGPFRRFKDLLAQATGYGITDNIIDCYAALLCAYRPGDRVFLFGFSRGAYTVRSLGGVLALCGVPGGFADVTRWDGFSDAIKAEEVRALATSAVKDVYMIKDANARAEAAAAFRQRHGTQPVPPFFIGVWDTVRALGFPGIGSLPGRHKFHDAILNRQVAHGRHVLAIDENRQVFAPELWDERQAPSGQIRQVWFAGVHTDIGGGYGLKMGLSDLSLGWMIAEAQAIAHPLVVEPGLIAGLRPDALGRQHDERKTSRLPWSEGTREAFVLHDFQPQPVRMADAVEPRLQAASVPVLDEMLPYRPRALAGYLPFARYYRV, from the coding sequence ATGGCGCGCAATATCGGCATTTTCTCGGATGGAACGGGGCAGGCCGGCGGCGCCAACCCGATCAACTGGACGAATGTCTATCGCCTGTTCATGGCGACGCGCGAGGCGGGCGGCGCCGGGCAGATCTGCTTCTACGATCCCGGCCTCGGCTCCAATCCGGACGAGGGCGAGATTCGCGGGCCGTTCCGGCGCTTCAAGGATCTGCTGGCGCAAGCGACCGGCTACGGCATCACCGACAACATCATCGACTGCTATGCGGCACTGCTCTGCGCGTACAGGCCGGGCGACCGGGTCTTCCTGTTCGGCTTCAGCCGCGGCGCCTATACCGTCCGCAGCCTCGGCGGGGTGCTGGCGCTCTGCGGCGTACCGGGCGGTTTTGCTGATGTGACGCGGTGGGACGGATTCAGCGACGCGATCAAGGCGGAGGAGGTCAGAGCCTTGGCCACGAGTGCGGTCAAGGACGTCTACATGATCAAGGACGCCAACGCGCGGGCCGAGGCTGCGGCGGCATTCCGCCAGCGCCATGGCACGCAGCCGGTGCCGCCCTTCTTCATCGGCGTCTGGGATACCGTCAGGGCGCTTGGGTTTCCGGGGATCGGTAGCCTGCCGGGCCGCCACAAGTTCCACGATGCGATTCTCAACCGGCAGGTCGCCCATGGCCGCCACGTGCTGGCTATCGACGAGAACCGGCAGGTCTTCGCACCCGAGCTCTGGGACGAGCGGCAGGCGCCATCCGGGCAGATCAGGCAGGTCTGGTTTGCCGGCGTGCATACCGATATCGGCGGCGGCTACGGCTTGAAGATGGGGCTGTCCGATCTATCGCTCGGCTGGATGATCGCCGAGGCGCAGGCGATCGCGCATCCGCTCGTCGTCGAGCCGGGGCTGATCGCGGGATTGCGGCCGGATGCACTCGGCCGCCAGCATGACGAGCGCAAGACCTCCCGGCTGCCCTGGAGCGAGGGCACGCGGGAGGCGTTCGTGCTGCACGATTTCCAGCCGCAGCCGGTGCGGATGGCTGATGCCGTCGAGCCGCGTCTGCAGGCGGCCAGCGTGCCAGTTCTCGATGAGATGCTGCCGTATCGGCCGCGCGCGCTGGCGGGATACCTGCCTTTCGCGCGCTATTATCGTGTATGA